The following proteins come from a genomic window of Liolophura sinensis isolate JHLJ2023 chromosome 13, CUHK_Ljap_v2, whole genome shotgun sequence:
- the LOC135480942 gene encoding intermediate filament protein A-like gives MRILGLNLKDVVKLSLGQGDSARNPLTSGPVNVGEATGRVTVQRSSRGPVGFSETAPDGRYVVVENTGSLKTGKVMQLTGWKVRRIMADNSQLEYTFDECELPPGGSVKIWARDGRAKRGPKDKCTNFDNWGVGNNTTYLYDTDGGEKATIVQKFVM, from the exons ATGAGGATATTGGG aCTAAACCTCAAGGATGTGGTGAAGCTGTCATTGGGTCAAGGAGACTCTGCGAGAAACCCACTGACTTCCG GACCTGTAAACGTCGGAGAGGCCACCGGAAGAGTCACGGTTCAAAGGTCATCTCGTGGTCCAGTCGGATTCTCCGAGACTGCGCCCGACGGACGATATGTTGTTGTCGAGAACACTGGCTCCTTGAAGACCGGAAAG gtCATGCAATTGACAGGGTGGAAAGTAAGACGTATTATGGCCGATAACTCTCAGCTGGAGTATACGTTTGATGAATGCGAGTTACCTCCCGGTGGATCCGTCAAG ATCTGGGCTCGGGACGGTAGGGCAAAGAGAGGACCCAAGGACAAGTGCACCAACTTCGACAACTGGGGGGTTGGGAACAACACTACCTACCTGTACGATACGGACGGAGGG GAAAAGGCAACCATTGTGCAAAAGTTCGTCATGTAA
- the LOC135480587 gene encoding leucine-rich repeat neuronal protein 2-like, whose amino-acid sequence MEGPSKWAWLLKVASLILISGIGRTVALWDCRGNVTYVECRGKNLSTLPNTDDLVTHLDTSQNNLQKIESLQYPELVFLNMSNNLIYHIHNDAFEGMGNLKTLDLSFNALSGSNFTEDTFANLVALEALYLQGNPISAIRVRTLDSQAMPKLKLLDLSFCGLVQLSGFADSDIQYLDFLSLRGNRLTEADIDVFQGVSFLEKLDMRDNPIHRINKQPFYHLFHLRELLLDSCQISTLGEDAFVGLDNLQVLSLRNNSLSELHWKSLLPLDKLQELILSENPIKIIDTNFVLNVKHINWMVQTLRMDNMPYLNSIGQDAFSNLQELSVISLVNNSLLTSISASAFRIPYGSLKTIYLTNSGLSTLPSDAMDWDNLQWVDMRGNPWYCDCKFRWIFYVKGITNKTSPIICQGPAEYYGAELLRLSPGSLGCVNRAAKVALGILLIACICMALGFGVYFILQWRRKSRYTMKDVMCCACVRKKDERYISVYQNDDFEPFARITFTDEDDRSKTAVDV is encoded by the exons ATGGAGGGGCCTTCAAAGTGGGCGTGGCTTCTGAAAGTTGCCTCCCTTATTCTGATTTCTGGAATTGGCCGCACCGTTGCACTCTGGGATTGCCGTGGAAACGTCACTTACGTCGAGTGTCGCGGGAAAAATTTGTCTACTTTACCAAACACCGATGACTTGGTGACACATTTGGACACGAGCCAAAACAATTTGCAAAAAATCGAATCACTGCAATATCCTGAACTCGTTTTTCTTAACATGAGTAACAATTTGATATACCATATACACAATGACGCTTTCGAGGGCATGGGAAACCTTAAAACTTTGGACCTTTCTTTTAATGCTTTGAGTGGGTCTAATTTCACAGAGGACACATTTGCAAATCTAGTCGCTTTGGAGGCTCTTTATTTACAAGGGAATCCCATATCCGCCATACGCGTCAGAACTCTGGACTCACAGGCAATGCCAAAACTGAAGCTGCTGGATTTGAGTTTTTGTGGACTTGTTCAACTGAGTGGATTTGCGGATTCTGATATCCAGTACCTCGATTTCCTTTCTTTGCGAGGGAATCGGCTGACGGAAGCTGATATTGACGTGTTTCAAGGCGTTTCCTTCCTGGAAAAGCTAGACATGAGGGATAATCCGATTCATCGGATAAATAAGCAGCCGTTTTATCATCTTTTCCACCTGAGGGAGCTATTGTTGGACAGTTGTCAGATCAGTACTCTAGGCGAGGATGCGTTTGTCGGATTGGATAATTTACAAGTCTTGTCCTTGCGGAACAACTCTTTGAGTGAACTGCACTGGAAATCTCTTCTCCCACTGGACAAGCTGCAGGAACTGATTTTGAGCGAAAATCCCATCAAAATCATCGACACGAATTTCGTGTTGAATGTCAAGCATATTAATTGGATGGTACAAACTCTGCGAATGGATAACATGCCTTACTTGAATTCGATTGGTCAGGACGCCTTTTCCAACCTCCAGGAGCTAagtgttatctcccttgtgaACAACAGTCTCTTGACCAGTATTTCAGCCTCTGCATTCCGTATTCCATATGGTTCCCTAAAAACAATTTACCTCACCAACAGCGGCCTTAGCACTCTACCCTCCGATGCCATGGACTGGGACAATTTACAGTGGGTGGACATGCGGGGTAATCCGTGGTACTGTGACTGCAAGTTTCGCTGGATATTCTACGTCAAAGgcattacaaataaaacaagtcCAATAAT CTGCCAAGGCCCCGCCGAGTACTACGGTGCCGAGCTCCTCCGCCTTTCCCCAGGGAGCCTGGGCTGCGTGAACAGGGCAGCTAAGGTCGCCCTAGGCATCCTATTAATCGCCTGTATCTGCATGGCCTTAGGATTCGGCGTCTACTTTATCCTTCAGTGGCGCCGTAAAAGTCGTTACACTATGAAGGACGTGATGTGCTGTGCGTGCGTTCGCAAGAAGGATGAACGTTACATCTCCGTGTACCAGAATGACGACTTCGAACCGTTTGCTAGGATAACCTTTACCGATGAAGACGACCGCTCTAAAACCGCCGTGGATGTGTGA